From Rhopalosiphum padi isolate XX-2018 chromosome 2, ASM2088224v1, whole genome shotgun sequence:
tttaatgtttaaatcatacgtaatatatagtaatattatctaGACGAAAGACGGtggtttttctaattttttttttaatttttcattcatgAATCACGGATATTGCATTTAAAAGTTCTCTTAAAACAAATCAGAATATAtgtagataggtaggtacttataataataacgtaaaatttatcaaataacattagatgtaaaatattgaaaacctttctattcataataaatgaaaatatttttttgtgaaaaataaaataaaacatttcaaaaaaatgtaggtaggtaggtaggtaattgattaattttgacATACGTTTAGTATTTGAACaggtaaaatatgatatttttattgtaagtgtaagaaatattttttgaaaattaaaaaaatataataaacttaaatagacACGCTGTTTTGTggaaacaaatacaataatggGCATGGGGCACTAGCCCTGATGTTTATTCAGAGCCTATTGAGTATAGACATGGTGATACGCATATGCATAATATGTGGATGTGTCGAATTGCAAAACGTAACTGCGATTCGTGAaattacgtttattataatataataggtaggtatcgCAATCATAATCGGCATTGCAATAGACGAGGTGAGTTATTTCATGTTTgtcataatatcatcataattcataatgccTATTATCTATTCATTCTATTCTTTGTAGTCGTGTGTCTGTACAGTCGTAATCAGGACTTTGGcctttatacttttatgtaatatatatacgacgGAGACGACCGTCACACTCGCCACACACTTCGAcacgttaaataatatttttattattattacgtcgaTGAACAGCTGATCAGGAAATCCCTTCCCTCGTCGTTATGTTATAGTGATATACGTCTggacttgttatttttttttcttcaccaGTTGACCATGTTATCATCATTATCAGAACTACCAATTTGTAACTGCGCGACGACATTAGACCAGACTAGTATCGGAGAGACGACGGACTAAAAGCTAGGAcagaagaaataaaatataatacaatataatatataaaaaaataatgatcaaacaaataaatatttaattaatattatcatagtaattACGTTAAGACAATCGCCATCGTCGTATTTTTcgtgatattgttattattatttattattatcatatcattattattaattttctttgttTTCGTTCTCATACCATCGGAACGTTCGAGTTTTGTTCTCTGTGCGCAATTCTAAGTGGATTCTCGTCGTCTGCTGCAACTTGAAGTGCGCCAACAGCAGTACATGTCCGCAGTTGTTTTTTGGTGCTGCGATCGATGTCTGATGTTCCGGACGTCGTCGTCCGCGTGACGGAACGTTTTCTTTCGGTGATCGTTCGCTTATAGTACAACGCGCGCGATAAACCAAAAACAGAGTTCCGCCGTCCGTGTTCGTCCGCGTCGTCCTGAGGCGGTGTTCGCGTGAACGTTCGTTGCATGCGAAATGGGAGCGAAGGCCAGCACGGCCAACGGTGATGACGGCGGTGCCAGTCATGGCGACCACCGGTCGTTCTCTTCCGGCAATGGGCCGGATTCTGTGCAGACAGCCAGCAATCCTGGGTTCAGCATTCTGCGTTCCCTGCCCAGCGCTGTAGCTAACGATAGACAGCGTGCCAGGTCTTTGTCCGGTGTGCCCAACGGTCACGACAACAACAGCAACTCGACGAGTCCACGGTTCGATATTACAGATGTCTTGGAGGCTGACAGCAGCTCAAACGATGACCAGAACTTGGACAGTCCTACAGTTACTGCTAATATTAGTCTTGGACGCGTTTATTCGGCTCATTCGTTACCTGCACATATTTGGCCATTTAATGGTATGtatgttttcttattttttttttttacaatgatcaatataatatttctaaggaataatagtaatacatatatttgtagTACGGAAAAACTTTTGTGGTTTAGTGTATTCTATTggcgcaatttgagttttaaatttggaggggctattataatttgcatgtatgtaCTGTGTGTACTATGTTTATACTCCCCGAGATATATAAAGGTGAAAGGGGATATATACAAACCATTTTGTGGGAGCTTAGCCCCCAAGTCCCCCTAAAATTGCGCTTATAGTGTactcaaataatttaagtacctaacCTATGTACTTGCTATTTTTCCAAGCAGTGaaacaaattactttttttttacggaGATCAAACCTAGAAATTTACCAGCCTACATCCACCCTTACCATTATTAATCATCAaaagtttaaacatatttacaactttatgaattaattataggtataatattacatttacaatataattttataggtacataatacctACCAATTATTAAGAATCATACCTAGCAcccgtttattttttatttgtgggGAAATGACAAGTGCTCCTGCTCCTGCTCCTGCTTTGTGCAACTGCTTTTAATTAAGttcttataaatcaaaattaatcttattattttgcTTCCCAAAACAATCATAAACATAAgaacttttaataattgtttttgcatatcacataatatattatatttgttgtttgAGGTTGTAATACaacattatgtaattatatattctaaagaatttttaattttaatattcttacattcaaataaaacaaacatagtCTATCATGAACATCCATTTGAATAAAACCAAATGAAGGTAAAAAACTACTAGATATAGTACTAGATACTAGTACCTAgcttacattttatacaatataatattaaccatatataactatattagacGTACAAAAGATGTGTttacaaatacttttatttagttattatccTTTTTAAATGTCCTACTTACCCAGAACCCTGAACCATATGACTtagattattaacatttttaggaAACAAAGTAGGTACAGTACAACTCTTTATAACAAAACTCGTTACAACAGAAAActcaatttaacataaatattacattataatgattGGTTTAGTTTATAAtccattatataatttgtatacccTCTCTATTATGAAAACTCTATAACAAAAGAAATCTCTTGGTcctttaaaatttgttatagagaattttcactgtatataaattttctagtcctatataatacctaattggtaatttttatagatatttttatgatatattatattttgaaaatgcatactgtacaaataaaaaaaatgaaaaagaaaacaatGAACAATCTTACATAGGGTTGATATtagattcaaataaaatatgttataaatttgaatagtcATTTAGTACAACCATTACTGCTGatataaacaatttagattACCTATGTCCTATTAGTATCTTCAAGGTATCTTCTTACTTAgactttaattattaaagtggtactttttgttattttgacTACCACTTGacttaattatagtttttgttCACTTGCAAAAGAAATGACTTGCGACAAATATCTCTACATGACCATTATTGTGATAATGTTCTtccagtattattttttttctttgaaaacaAATTGGGTCTAATATCTACATGTTTTTTACATTCTTATTTTTTACCACAGTTACTGTGCATACTTTtcatatgtaaatattgtaatctaTTACTGTACCatgattcatatttaaatattttcacaacattttttaatagacATCACTTCTGCAATCCATCCGGCAATCCATCAAAACATAAAACttgatgtattttaaaaagacaATTGACTATTATCGACCAAGTAGTCTTGGGTCTTGGCATCTGGCATCAGGTATTAGTCAAGGTAACAAAATTGAGGTTGATTTTATTCAAGATAATGGAAAAGCACCATTACATTTTAAGTAGTACAAttctattatcaaattaaatagaaaaaatgtatatacttatttgattaacttttttttaattattacataataagatACAATTTTTGTGCTTGATTAGCATTAACTATAGATTATTGTTATGGTATTGGTTTTTAACAATTGGAAACATTCAATTACTAttgttgattaatttattagtttaccaGTTATAGGTAGTTTTAGGTGTacctataaattgtattaaaaaaatatctgttaagttatctttttgaaattttagtttaaaattaacttttaataaacatttaagtttaaGCTACTAAGTAGTAAAATATAGTATGCTAACTTAAAGTGACCACTTTTCGAAttaactaacctaacctaaataataaaagtgttcaaatgtttaggaaattcctaaaattaatacaatttttttaaacacaggaaaattttctttttattattaaacactatcGCTAATTTAGTTGTTCATTAGCATTGGCCCACAAAAACTGTTATCTGTTATTTATAACTTTGGTTATGaaactgttttaaatttgtttcctAGATtggtttcttttaaaaatataatgtaataaaatgtaaaaatgagaTTAAAACGGGACCATCTTCTAGAATCTAGAAATGGGATAAAAAGGATCCCATTTGAAGTTTTGTTGGGACAACGAGACATGATGATCAAAAAGGGACAATCCCGTTTTAAATGGGACGTCTAATCACCTTATACTAACTGTGATTctaattagattaatttttatgaatatgcatatatttagaTACTGAGCAGAGAAAtagatatattgattttacaatgatgtgtgtttttctTAATGTCTGTGTATGTGATAAGTAATTgataaaatgcttcaattttcacTTTGAAAGTGGTTttgaatagtaaattaaatctaGTTAGTACTCTGGTTTGagagatcaaaattaaaaatctgcagtactttttttttctttttatttagaaaaacagGAATTCTTAcacaaatccaatattattattaggtaataaatgttttgtatcCATGGTTTTGAAAATGTAGACAGTTATTTAGAATAGTTTTTCATCTTATAAAATGagttatcattgaatttaaatttaacaaaatccaTTATAGTGATTTACTCAATAACTAATGTACAATAGAGTGATACCCACTTACCTActttcttttaatataaatgtattctaaATTAAGCTAAACATTTGCATATCCTtagaattattttgaataaaaaatgtttagtatattaCCTCTATGTAATTTCTCACATTTCTTGactatataaaacaattgttactagataataaattagtatgaaATTTTACCAAATTACCAATGATCAATAATTACAGTGGAACTCGATTATCCGGGGTAATGGCGGGGAAGGGGTCACATGGATGAATGAAAACCACGGTTAATCgagattttttataataatgaaattttaaaattttttatttaattataattataaatatataaaataatgttatacatctacagtccatacttatttttaaaattttggaaGAGTGAGcacatttaattttcttatttagcacaatattttctaattgattatctatgttaaattaaaattatattttattataattattagtgtgttataaaatatcatgagaattttatttaaaacatcactATTAATATAACTgggaattgaatttttaatagctaCCATTTGTTTTACcttattttaagttatgataTCTAACTAATTGTATTCTCAATATACCTATGTTGtcttagtttaaaattatgttattatacattatgtgatgtaaatatatatatatatattagtacttatggttattatttttgtttcatatttaatgtcataaatatctaaaatacattACACTGTTTCCTTAATGTatatcatatgatattatatgttctaaaaattcatcaaaaaaagtACAAAGTTGTGTTTTATTAGCAGTATAGTGTATTATGTACCAATGATAATTGGTAATAGTAACtagattttaatgaaatgtGAAATGCCcactagtttttataataatttataactataaataaattattaataaaattaacaaaatacaaaaaatattaatttttctatcatGGTCTTTCTTAATTAAAATCACCGGCTTTGTATTTAAtgctttatttgtttataaactgTAGTTCATGATGGGATTTGGtagtgtataaaataacaataataactacttattaatattaaatactttattatactcaatgttatgacttatgacatTTATACCTAGACTTGGatcatcattaatattttaaagttttcaattaCAATTTAGATAGTATATTAGCTTATTACCAATCATGTAATTTGTtctaaaaaaaagtgtaatctatattcaatttattatttcttttgatttttatataaaccaaAGGTTCACCAAACTAGTCGAATATTAAGTTACAACTGTGGTTACaacttaaattactaattaatctAATGCATTTAGAGTATCTCATATTTACCACAATAGTTTAAGTAATATAACCcgagtaaaatatatcaaaattaaaataatattaatcctaAAAATATTGATGACTAATTAACTGAttcaattaaaagtaaaaataaaatatttaatgttttttttttttttttgtaatattttaagcttgtttaattttgttaattgttgattataaattatgacaatataatatgtatatgttataaattaataattatatattaaatagtattattaatttataacatatacatgtctattgtgtataaaataaacattggtAAAATCTAAAAAGAAACTTATTCACTAACATGTTgacttttcataaaaattaaaagtaggtattgattttttgcaattatataatagctacctatatataactataataatactgctataggtagttattatttaacttattatacataaatgtatttatctagATTATAgtggtataattaatattgtgtaaatcacttatttactaattataattaagatatGAACAgcagtttaaatatttagtggtaattatttgttcattaatctattaaaaactcaattctaagcattgtaaacaattatatttatttacatttgtttaaaaaaaaaaaaaatataatattgggaTTTCCGACTTGAACATAGAATAAAACCAATGtacttttacagttttactACGAGTTATACTATTTAAAGTTCTTGTGCTTTGAttagaatcaaaaatatatattatttagtaagtaaTACCATTGATCAATGGTAATACTAAtcacatttatttaagtatacaataaacttagatttattattaaaaatttggctcggatatttttgaaaactgaaaatcattaaaataataaatttatcaacatcaaaaataactttaaattattactagcttttattaaacttaggtcagtaataatagttattttgaaaacaagtaaaatagttaaatatatagtgaacataaattgtatttgattatttgtttgATGATTTGATGATAAACCTCAAATGTCTAACAATTTGTAGTTTGTATTGGTAAATAAATAGGAAAATAGATACTTAGTGAGTTTATTATGttactattacatttaaaattttgctTTATACCcttatataggtaattgttttattttattgttttaaatagttcTGTAAAAACTTGGAAAATGATCTCATATCAGTGCGTAGATTCGAAAACGTGTTTAGAATTTTGCGAATAAGGATTTTAAGCATAGCGCATAGGTTATTACTAGTAACTAATTACTATTACATTCAAATAAACCtcttattgcaataataattttatcacgaTAATTGTCGTTCCCAAGAACTGAGTGATCtctaaaattatctaaaattgagtaatatatcaaaaaagtggttttagaaGACGAAaattcttgtattatatttatcgttgcaataaattaattgaacaaGATGAATATAGTAAGTATCCTAATAAATACCGCATTCGCAAGACGTTAAATAGATTTTCAATTCCACTCTTTGACATTGATCATAAAAATTTGTATGGAACAACCtaaacactgtatttttttccataacaaaattatctttttatgaaaacagtaatgaaaaaatcaatattgtcaTATTGCATCTATGTATAACAAATTCTGATAACAATTTATCATTGTGCTAATGGAttcttgataaatttaaatgatttgaaaatattactacCTTAAACTAAAATGTGAATATATaccatttatatcatattacacTTATCAGTACAAGTGCTGCTAGTATtcgtaattaatattactttatttgcGTAATTACATTGACGTATttcatcattattgttttagattCAAACCTGCGCTTGGTTAAGTAATAAGTACTCACAGTCACAGATACAATTGTATCTATTAGTTTAAGAGTGACgtgtacttttaatttttatttatgtcccctactcaaataattcaataattcaaaaagtCTTATTACATACTAGTTGTATAAATTTAGCACATGTGATATTTCggaaagattttatttttagaataaatatcgctaatattgtaaaattatttatatttaaataaaccaataaaccaatctctgtaaaataatatatttttgttgtattagaaatgtaatattatacattaattgtcTCGTTTACAGTCTAAAACAACTATAATTttcatatgacataatatatattacttaatatttatattaaaattatagtattagattaatttacttttgttaagatgacttttaaattttaattgttacgactttaaatatagaaattttttataacgatatataaatattaactatacataggtacctaataaaatgCTTATGTTTATTATTCAGAATGCTTCActatgtttaacattttttgtttttaaattataattttgaaaaaaaatattatttaaagataggcttaaaattagataaataattattcttttatcataaaacactcattatttcaaaaagtattcatgtttttgaaaacattgttttacatagtttcaagttgttaaaaagactacgtttttattaaaaaattatatttttaaatattttttaagttttttttacttttttgaatgacaacatagagttttaatttcatattctgaagcagaataattttctgaggattttgatacataaaaatcgaatttaggacgagtagtttatgagttatacgtatttaaagtttagacaagcaaaaacatgaatactttttgaaataatgagtgttttatgataaaaaataacaccTTGTATACTATGTATTAGAAGATATTAGCTATTTTGATGAATTTGAGTACCTAGTttgaatatagatatttaatgatAGTAGAAGATAGATGATAGTAGGGATTTTTCACATTCTTGTTGGAAAATTATTAACGATTTCACttaagttataaattgttatattttttggtttacctgtacttcaatataaaaaaaaaggtatgcaAGTGGATACAGTtctgctgtacagtaggtgTTGAGCGATTCACTATAatggatatattaaatttgaatttaatgatataccaataataattattgaataattgtatccaaaaaacgattttaaattgAGACGATCTGTTTAGgctttattattaagtatgtttCAAAATGTGTCTTTTGAAttctgatatttataataaatattaaataaactacttATGAGCAACCTTATATCATATTCCCAAGTCTTaactatacaaatttaacattttataaattcaaattttggtaattttaacGATGTTTgactaaatttgaattttaaatgcttataacaacgttgtattaaattaccaattacgtacctatacaaaaataaagactcacaataaaatcaatacattcatgtAGGttccgcttagaatctaaaaattaaatgttttctattatattttaaatctcggagcgaatttataatatagtaaattttaacaatgtatGTGACTAtgttaaagtttaattattaattttcattaaatatttaaatagttatgcgAGTTTTAAAGTTTATGTAGTAACTACTTTTATAGTTGACGGGTGACAACTATTTATTTCTTTCTAAAATTTGATTACTTTTATTGAAGATCAACGATCTTTCAaagtaaattttcaattttatttataagtttaattaaaataaaaaaaaatatctcgtGATATACTTCATTTTACCTTTTAAGTAATAATGATTCACTTTCTTTTATAGCGAAGTTAGCAAAGAAAGAAGAAGTGTTATATGTAAACATTGTGGTTTGTACGGTATTTTTAGGTTTActgtttacaaattaattaatgatgatAACTAGTcaatgttatttttgaaaagaaTTTCAGTCCTACTATGTTGTCTCTTTTTTACACATGGTTATAACAGCACATTTGCGTTCAACAGTTCCAATTTTGCGTTGTTAGATTTAATATCAGAGTGAACtaacttattatcaaacttaaaggtaatacaATTGTCTGtgttattttgttgatttttaataatattttaatttttaattaagttatgaaaatattcaaaatattcaaattttttacacATCTTGTTTAACAGTTAAAaggtaaatttacttaatatttataaggtaacaacaaaaaattaaaactaccgAGCATAAGTTTTAGtgttttatatgttaataagaCACATATAACACATGGGTTGACGTTTTCCTAATATTGCTGTAATACCAATTTTTAGTgttcaatattcaaaaataactcATAGGTACTACGCATACACACCTAACAATAGAGAGGAAAATCGTGTAAAAATTGCTGTTGGAAAATAGTTGTGTAGCCCAATAATACACTTTTTTCTTTACTTTGTTGaagagttttattaattttttttattgaagataaatgaataaaataaatattttacatataataattacataaattagtttGAATACTACGTGttgatatttatcattttttttttttttattattattatctttaatttataaacaaaattgaataaacgAACCTTGGACCAGTTATTACTTTCAATACTTGTAATGaaggtttaaaatatattaagtctaGTAGGTGgtcagttatataaataaattataaaattgctgCTTAATAATTAGatcgttatttaaattatactcgtAATCTACTGTATGTATAGAATTTTGGACATAAAATAGTTTAGAAAAATAGCAAGAATAATAAGCtgtattttgacaaaaaattaaCTTCCTATTTTTGCAGCTTTCTTTAGTACAATATTACCACAATTTTTCTGTGATGATAATTAAATtgcaaactatattaaaatgctTTTTGAAATATGATGAAGTTATCActcaacatttttgttttaacttttatgatATTTTCCATATACGAGTATTTCTGTTTATAGTTGaacgtaattttaatttttgttggtacctaattaattaatcgcaaacaataattattattgttctaacTTCTAACTGTGTCAAAAATAACTCACTACTCTTTAATATCGTTTCACACGTTCTGTGATAATGGGTAACACGTGTATAATCTAAacgtgtattgtgtatactaaTATGATAgttaatatgcattatacattatataatattatgtagtgttTTCGTGTTCGGAACAGACGATATTGCATTTTCTAAGTGgcagttatattattttctaatgtaaataaatacggGCCACCATCAATGGGTGGTTGTGCACTTTTAACAACTATAAGTCTGTATTTTCGCCCATAATAATTTCTCAATGTTATTATACTGTTAAAAACAtcacatattgttattattaaatgtaggtacatatacctatatatttcctATTTAGCGAtatcgaattaatttttattagtcgCCGAGGCCTTGAAAGGCGAATCGATAAGccattatattttcaagaatgATCACTACGTTTCGTGTACAGGGGAAACAAGGACGTCTAGTTAGCAGTGAGCcagtcaaaaatatgatttctttgttctttataaattataatatactcagaATCGTCTTTTCCCTCGTCCTCCAACAGTAGTATTGGCGAATGGCGATACTTTATATTACGGCAActgggtatataaaataattaagtatacattttaatctatttagtGATTACTGACTATTGATTAGTAACACATGCATCGTACACCGTAGTAGTACCGTACACATTCTTAAATTTAGGCTGTAGCTTTTTCgagacataaaaatatttctgaagTCAAATTCATTGGTATAGTTTGGTAGTTCTTGAGGTTAAAAGTGTTATACCCTTTAATCagccaattaataaatttcaaataaatattttttagtttattattctaCTTTTTTACTATTTGATTAGAAATGGTTAAtcttaatatgtttatgttaagataaatcttatataatatttcatgtttatgATCGGTTAAATGtctgttttaatttttggaatattatttaataatttttatttttaatttttattctatattttgtcctgaaactaaattattaaatactgtttgattataatttggTTGGTCTTTACAACCTTTACCAGACTGTTAAGTAATAACACACCAATAGTTATTTAAGTTACATTTATATAGGTTACTAAAACGtttctcaaatattattatacacctactTATTGCAAACAACattcatacttatatattattgtatagaactatagactatagttgaTGTTTATAAGTTCATCGtctattgtagtattataaaactcttttttaatttttatttaataataacgttgGATTtgcgttttatacatttacatacataaattatgtttaaaacttcaactgaaatatatttttagaatttcctTTTTActatgacatatttttttaatattattacacaaaaaaatcagtatttattttgtatgagcttagtattttagtatttgcgtactataattttaatagaacatttttagaacattttcactcattccaattattattaaattatataatgtataaatgtctttaaattgtttaatggatttaaaattgaaagaaagattataattatatttaaaagataataataattattcaattataataatttgttgtttttttatattgctaaatgaatacaatgtataaattaaatgttttaatttttttttttattattattattctaattattttctACAGATTAATGAGCTCTACCAAGCATGCTTGTTTGGGGACGTGTGAAGatgtatctaataatattttttttgatattatattaagtttttatatcgatattaattacatttcatATGCAACtgcttaaaaacaaaaattgtggaTGCGATAATCATTCTTAGCTTATGAACGTTcaggttaatatttaataaatcattttaatctaACTGTAAGTTATTGATAAAAActattggtataaaatatatttaaattttcgtaTTATCAAATACTGCtggatcaaaaattatttattgtactcaatattttacaaaagttgttttataattattctacttCCGATTTGAAAttcatatttagaaattattacaACACATTTGATTAGGTAGttcttttataaagtaattaaaacatataattaatagttaagtacttacctaatatacattatacatttattatttagcttagtgacagtaaaaaatgttttcttgtcatatttaattatatttatattaatttaacttagtttctataatatt
This genomic window contains:
- the LOC132921103 gene encoding E3 ubiquitin-protein ligase ZNRF2; this encodes MGAKASTANGDDGGASHGDHRSFSSGNGPDSVQTASNPGFSILRSLPSAVANDRQRARSLSGVPNGHDNNSNSTSPRFDITDVLEADSSSNDDQNLDSPTVTANISLGRVYSAHSLPAHIWPFNGIKCPVCSKFVLPDEIEVHLVMCLTKPRLIYNEDVLKDDKGECVICLEELIQGDTIARLPCLCVYHKTCIDRWFEVNRSCPEHPGD